One genomic window of Parasteatoda tepidariorum isolate YZ-2023 chromosome 9, CAS_Ptep_4.0, whole genome shotgun sequence includes the following:
- the LOC107451802 gene encoding WD repeat-containing protein 76 isoform X5 produces MMSCKRLEVPLCDILLYVNEGFKVNNSGKLKAVSKDKLRASSPHSPKMERTRRQKRGREELEDSMKSKKEIKYEADYSDAEDDSEADNSFKENQENELSEFERLAQKNRAEREAFLQSLKINEIKEEFVKSVESIAKSKPKPRISTFKKHKPVDPTPLRKSRRLAKLDIDLSEQALYAKAVAEASSAENVEEKKLPSTYPFEEAISTKDDCSEFINNFDFTMVDDIKYNLDYASNFKHMKIGESNVAKLVPTRITSMAIHPASDKVMVIAGSKYGHLGFWNVTSSLHPILFLPHTGGITNVKVNPYNSLQVISSSYDGTLRCGDMEKKSFNQIYDVSDETSCTYFDFVGATTLLVSQRNGNVSVIDVRNESLNSEKKHECHDYSVKTVHVHPGNKNLFLTADSKGNMKLWDLRKLQKKAIIDVCHHKRTIASAFFSPVTGKYILTTSADDSLCIFDSSNIGKEILHKKSIKHNNWTGRWLTPFKATWLPHSDELFSVGSMNYPRRIEIFNANGNNVFNFKNDEYLNSVTSINEFHPSLNVLAGGNSSGKVFIFTDTQLNY; encoded by the exons ATGATGTCATGTAAAAG attAGAAGTTCCCTTGTGTGATATATTGTTATATGTGAATGAAGGTTTCAAGGTTAATAATAGTGGAAAATTAAAAGCTGTATCTAAGGATAAATTAAGAGCTAGTTCCCCTCATTCTCCAAAAATGGAAAGAACTCGTCGACAAAAG AGAGGTAGAGAAGAACTTGAAGATTCTATGAAATCtaaa aaggaGATTAAGTATGAAGCTGATTACTCTGATGCT GAAGATGATTCAGAAGCAGACAATAGTTTTAAAGAGAATCAG gAAAATGAACTAAGTGAGTTTGAAAGACTTGCACAAAAAAATCGAGCAGAAAGGGAGGCCTTCCTGCAATCCTTAAAGATTAATGAG attaaagAAGAATTCGTAAAATCTGTTGAAAGTATTGCTAAGTCTAAACCTAAGCCAAGAATTTCTACTTTCAAAAA acacaAACCTGTCGATCCTACGCCACTAAGAAAAAGTAGAAGATTGGCAAAGCTGGATATTGATTTATCTGAACAAGCTCTTTATGCTAAAGCTGTTGCAGAAGCCAGCAGTGCAGAAAATGTTGAGGAAAAG AAACTACCATCTACTTATCCATTTGAGGAAGCCATTTCAACGAAAGATGATTGTTCAGAATTTAtcaacaattttgattttaccaTGGTAGACGATATAAAGTATAACCTAGA tTATGCATCGAATTTTAAACACATGAAAATTGGAGAATCAAATGTAGCCAAACTTGTTCCAACTAGAATAACATCCATGGCTATACATCCTGCATCTGATAAAGTTATGGTTATTGCCGGAAGCAAATATGGCCATTTGGGTTTTTGGAATGTG acTTCTAGCTTACACCCAATCCTGTTTCTACCTCATACCGGTGGTATTACAAACGTGAAAGTCAATCCTTATAATTCGCTACAAGTAATCTCTTCTAGCTATGATGGTACATTACGGTGTGGTGATATGGAAAAGAAATCATTCAATCAG ATTTATGATGTTTCAGATGAAACTTCTTGTACATATTTCGATTTTGTTGGTGCCACTACACTTCTTGTTTCTCAAAGAAATGGGAATGTTTCTGTAATTGATGTCCGTAATGAAAG tCTCAATAGTGAGAAAAAACATGAATGCCATGACTACTCGGTGAAAACTGTACATGTTCATCCTGGAAATAAGAATTTGTTTCTGACTGCTGACAGTAAAGG aaacatGAAACTATGGGATTTGCGTAAGTTGCAGAAAAAAGCCATAATTGATGTTTGTCACCACAAACGCACGATTGCATCGGCTTTCTTTTCACCTGTCACAGGAAAATACATTCTCACAACTTCAGCAGATGACTCATTATg TATTTTTGACAGTTCAAACAtaggaaaagaaatattgcaCAAGAAGTCTATAAA gCACAACAATTGGACTGGTAGATGGCTAACCCCATTTAAAGCAACCTGGTTACCTCATTCTGatgaattattttcagtgggtTCAATGAACTATCCAAGGcgaattgaaatctttaatgCCAAtggaaataatgttttcaacTTCAAGAATGATGAATACTTAAATTCAGTAACATCAATTAATGAGTTTCATCCCTCACTCAATGTTTTAGCGGGTGGAAATTCAAGTGGAAAAGTTTTTATCTTCACAGATACACAGCTGAACTACTAA
- the LOC107451802 gene encoding WD repeat-containing protein 76 isoform X9: protein MERTRRQKRGREELEDSMKSKKGKGKSQRNTSPKKEIKYEADYSDAEDDSEADNSFKENQENELSEFERLAQKNRAEREAFLQSLKINEIKEEFVKSVESIAKSKPKPRISTFKKHKPVDPTPLRKSRRLAKLDIDLSEQALYAKAVAEASSAENVEEKKLPSTYPFEEAISTKDDCSEFINNFDFTMVDDIKYNLDYASNFKHMKIGESNVAKLVPTRITSMAIHPASDKVMVIAGSKYGHLGFWNVTSSLHPILFLPHTGGITNVKVNPYNSLQVISSSYDGTLRCGDMEKKSFNQIYDVSDETSCTYFDFVGATTLLVSQRNGNVSVIDVRNESLNSEKKHECHDYSVKTVHVHPGNKNLFLTADSKGNMKLWDLRKLQKKAIIDVCHHKRTIASAFFSPVTGKYILTTSADDSLCIFDSSNIGKEILHKKSIKHNNWTGRWLTPFKATWLPHSDELFSVGSMNYPRRIEIFNANGNNVFNFKNDEYLNSVTSINEFHPSLNVLAGGNSSGKVFIFTDTQLNY from the exons ATGGAAAGAACTCGTCGACAAAAG AGAGGTAGAGAAGAACTTGAAGATTCTATGAAATCtaaa AAAGGAAAAGGAAAGTCTCAAAGAAATACCAGCCCTAAA aaggaGATTAAGTATGAAGCTGATTACTCTGATGCT GAAGATGATTCAGAAGCAGACAATAGTTTTAAAGAGAATCAG gAAAATGAACTAAGTGAGTTTGAAAGACTTGCACAAAAAAATCGAGCAGAAAGGGAGGCCTTCCTGCAATCCTTAAAGATTAATGAG attaaagAAGAATTCGTAAAATCTGTTGAAAGTATTGCTAAGTCTAAACCTAAGCCAAGAATTTCTACTTTCAAAAA acacaAACCTGTCGATCCTACGCCACTAAGAAAAAGTAGAAGATTGGCAAAGCTGGATATTGATTTATCTGAACAAGCTCTTTATGCTAAAGCTGTTGCAGAAGCCAGCAGTGCAGAAAATGTTGAGGAAAAG AAACTACCATCTACTTATCCATTTGAGGAAGCCATTTCAACGAAAGATGATTGTTCAGAATTTAtcaacaattttgattttaccaTGGTAGACGATATAAAGTATAACCTAGA tTATGCATCGAATTTTAAACACATGAAAATTGGAGAATCAAATGTAGCCAAACTTGTTCCAACTAGAATAACATCCATGGCTATACATCCTGCATCTGATAAAGTTATGGTTATTGCCGGAAGCAAATATGGCCATTTGGGTTTTTGGAATGTG acTTCTAGCTTACACCCAATCCTGTTTCTACCTCATACCGGTGGTATTACAAACGTGAAAGTCAATCCTTATAATTCGCTACAAGTAATCTCTTCTAGCTATGATGGTACATTACGGTGTGGTGATATGGAAAAGAAATCATTCAATCAG ATTTATGATGTTTCAGATGAAACTTCTTGTACATATTTCGATTTTGTTGGTGCCACTACACTTCTTGTTTCTCAAAGAAATGGGAATGTTTCTGTAATTGATGTCCGTAATGAAAG tCTCAATAGTGAGAAAAAACATGAATGCCATGACTACTCGGTGAAAACTGTACATGTTCATCCTGGAAATAAGAATTTGTTTCTGACTGCTGACAGTAAAGG aaacatGAAACTATGGGATTTGCGTAAGTTGCAGAAAAAAGCCATAATTGATGTTTGTCACCACAAACGCACGATTGCATCGGCTTTCTTTTCACCTGTCACAGGAAAATACATTCTCACAACTTCAGCAGATGACTCATTATg TATTTTTGACAGTTCAAACAtaggaaaagaaatattgcaCAAGAAGTCTATAAA gCACAACAATTGGACTGGTAGATGGCTAACCCCATTTAAAGCAACCTGGTTACCTCATTCTGatgaattattttcagtgggtTCAATGAACTATCCAAGGcgaattgaaatctttaatgCCAAtggaaataatgttttcaacTTCAAGAATGATGAATACTTAAATTCAGTAACATCAATTAATGAGTTTCATCCCTCACTCAATGTTTTAGCGGGTGGAAATTCAAGTGGAAAAGTTTTTATCTTCACAGATACACAGCTGAACTACTAA
- the LOC107451802 gene encoding WD repeat-containing protein 76 isoform X4, with the protein MMSCKRLEVPLCDILLYVNEGFKVNNSGKLKAVSKDKLRASSPHSPKMERTRRQKRGREELEDSMKSKKGKGKSQRNTSPKKEIKYEADYSDAEDDSEADNSFKENQENELSEFERLAQKNRAEREAFLQSLKINEIKEEFVKSVESIAKSKPKPRISTFKKHKPVDPTPLRKSRRLAKLDIDLSEQALYAKAVAEASSAENVEEKKLPSTYPFEEAISTKDDCSEFINNFDFTMVDDIKYNLDYASNFKHMKIGESNVAKLVPTRITSMAIHPASDKVMVIAGSKYGHLGFWNVTSSLHPILFLPHTGGITNVKVNPYNSLQVISSSYDGTLRCGDMEKKSFNQIYDVSDETSCTYFDFVGATTLLVSQRNGNVSVIDVRNESLNSEKKHECHDYSVKTVHVHPGNKNLFLTADSKGNMKLWDLRKLQKKAIIDVCHHKRTIASAFFSPVTGKYILTTSADDSLCIFDSSNIGKEILHKKSIKHNNWTGRWLTPFKATWLPHSDELFSVGSMNYPRRIEIFNANGNNVFNFKNDEYLNSVTSINEFHPSLNVLAGGNSSGKVFIFTDTQLNY; encoded by the exons ATGATGTCATGTAAAAG attAGAAGTTCCCTTGTGTGATATATTGTTATATGTGAATGAAGGTTTCAAGGTTAATAATAGTGGAAAATTAAAAGCTGTATCTAAGGATAAATTAAGAGCTAGTTCCCCTCATTCTCCAAAAATGGAAAGAACTCGTCGACAAAAG AGAGGTAGAGAAGAACTTGAAGATTCTATGAAATCtaaa AAAGGAAAAGGAAAGTCTCAAAGAAATACCAGCCCTAAA aaggaGATTAAGTATGAAGCTGATTACTCTGATGCT GAAGATGATTCAGAAGCAGACAATAGTTTTAAAGAGAATCAG gAAAATGAACTAAGTGAGTTTGAAAGACTTGCACAAAAAAATCGAGCAGAAAGGGAGGCCTTCCTGCAATCCTTAAAGATTAATGAG attaaagAAGAATTCGTAAAATCTGTTGAAAGTATTGCTAAGTCTAAACCTAAGCCAAGAATTTCTACTTTCAAAAA acacaAACCTGTCGATCCTACGCCACTAAGAAAAAGTAGAAGATTGGCAAAGCTGGATATTGATTTATCTGAACAAGCTCTTTATGCTAAAGCTGTTGCAGAAGCCAGCAGTGCAGAAAATGTTGAGGAAAAG AAACTACCATCTACTTATCCATTTGAGGAAGCCATTTCAACGAAAGATGATTGTTCAGAATTTAtcaacaattttgattttaccaTGGTAGACGATATAAAGTATAACCTAGA tTATGCATCGAATTTTAAACACATGAAAATTGGAGAATCAAATGTAGCCAAACTTGTTCCAACTAGAATAACATCCATGGCTATACATCCTGCATCTGATAAAGTTATGGTTATTGCCGGAAGCAAATATGGCCATTTGGGTTTTTGGAATGTG acTTCTAGCTTACACCCAATCCTGTTTCTACCTCATACCGGTGGTATTACAAACGTGAAAGTCAATCCTTATAATTCGCTACAAGTAATCTCTTCTAGCTATGATGGTACATTACGGTGTGGTGATATGGAAAAGAAATCATTCAATCAG ATTTATGATGTTTCAGATGAAACTTCTTGTACATATTTCGATTTTGTTGGTGCCACTACACTTCTTGTTTCTCAAAGAAATGGGAATGTTTCTGTAATTGATGTCCGTAATGAAAG tCTCAATAGTGAGAAAAAACATGAATGCCATGACTACTCGGTGAAAACTGTACATGTTCATCCTGGAAATAAGAATTTGTTTCTGACTGCTGACAGTAAAGG aaacatGAAACTATGGGATTTGCGTAAGTTGCAGAAAAAAGCCATAATTGATGTTTGTCACCACAAACGCACGATTGCATCGGCTTTCTTTTCACCTGTCACAGGAAAATACATTCTCACAACTTCAGCAGATGACTCATTATg TATTTTTGACAGTTCAAACAtaggaaaagaaatattgcaCAAGAAGTCTATAAA gCACAACAATTGGACTGGTAGATGGCTAACCCCATTTAAAGCAACCTGGTTACCTCATTCTGatgaattattttcagtgggtTCAATGAACTATCCAAGGcgaattgaaatctttaatgCCAAtggaaataatgttttcaacTTCAAGAATGATGAATACTTAAATTCAGTAACATCAATTAATGAGTTTCATCCCTCACTCAATGTTTTAGCGGGTGGAAATTCAAGTGGAAAAGTTTTTATCTTCACAGATACACAGCTGAACTACTAA